Genomic DNA from Actinomycetota bacterium:
CTGCTGCTTTCGGCGGAGTTCCTCGCGCTCGTGCAGGTACTCGTCTACGCCGGGGCCGTGAGCGTCTTGCTCCTGTTCGTCGTCATGCTCACACTGCGTCGTCGCGAGGACGCGATTCGGCCGGCGGACGCGTCGCTGCCCGCCGCCGCGCTGGCGGCCGTCTTCTGTGGCATGGTGTTCGTGGCACTCGCACGATTCGTTCCCGCTATCGCTCCGATGCCCGAATCGGCTCCGGACACCGCCGCTCTCGGCATGGAGCTCTTCACCAAATGGGTGTTGCCGTTCGAAGTCGCCTCCCTCGTCCTTCTGGTCGCCCTTGTGGGCGCCGTATGGTGGTCGAAGGAGGTAGAGGAGTAGATGCAGGTGGGACTGGGAGCGTTTCTGGGGCTTGCCGCCGTGCTGTTCTCGCTCGGTCTCTATGGCGCGGTGTCCAAGCGCAGTGCCGTCATGGTGCTCATGTCGCTGGAGATCATGGCGGTGGCCGTCAACCTGAACATGGTTGCGCTGTCTCGCTGGATAACCCCGACCGAGATGACCGGCCAGTTCTTCTCGATATTCACGATGGTGGTTTCCGCGGCCGAGATCGGGCTAGGCCTCGCTCTCGTACTCGCGATCTACCGCCGCTCGCGTTCTGTCGAACTGTCCACTATGGAGAGGCTGA
This window encodes:
- a CDS encoding NADH-quinone oxidoreductase subunit J, whose amino-acid sequence is MAETVNAVAFGLLALAAVGGAIGVLSSPNVVHAAFWLLEFMLAVAGLFLLLSAEFLALVQVLVYAGAVSVLLLFVVMLTLRRREDAIRPADASLPAAALAAVFCGMVFVALARFVPAIAPMPESAPDTAALGMELFTKWVLPFEVASLVLLVALVGAVWWSKEVEE
- the nuoK gene encoding NADH-quinone oxidoreductase subunit NuoK, translated to MQVGLGAFLGLAAVLFSLGLYGAVSKRSAVMVLMSLEIMAVAVNLNMVALSRWITPTEMTGQFFSIFTMVVSAAEIGLGLALVLAIYRRSRSVELSTMERLKG